The following proteins are co-located in the Bordetella bronchialis genome:
- a CDS encoding alpha/beta hydrolase family protein — protein sequence MTRTLLAATLIGAAPGAPAATPRQYPLKDFFRNPERGFFRLSDDGNMIAFMRPVSVDGQPPRMNIYVQSLQGATPVGEPRKITNESARDISSYVWKGSDTILYAKDFGGDENYHVVAVNVHSGKVLDLTPYDQVRAGIEDDLEDDPDHILVGHNQRDPQVFDVYRVNVRTGDSVRVAENPGNVVGWQTDHAGKVRAAITSDGLNTTLLYRDDEEQPFRPLITTDYRTHVSPILFTFDDKQLYALSNRGRDTLALVRIDPSQPDAEEMLFDPRRADLGGVGYSRRRKVLTVATYETDKPQRKFFDMQIEGIYRKLADRLQGYEFALQGQTRDEDKFIVAAYNDRTPGSRYLYDVKSDTLVKLADINPALPEQDMAPVQAISFQSRDGLTLHGYLTLPLGREPRNLPIIVNPHGGPWARDSWGYNAEAQFLANRGFGVLQINFRGSTGYGRKFWEASFGQWGLAMQDDITDGVQWLIAQGIADPKRIGIYGGSYGGYATLAGITFTPDLYAAAVDYVGVSNLFTFMNTIPPYWKPLLEKMYDMVGHPEKDKERLAATSPALHVDRIKTPLLIAQGAKDPRVNKAESDQVVEALRARGVEVEYMVKDNEGHGFHNDENKFEFYEAMERFFSEHLKP from the coding sequence ATGACGCGTACCCTGTTGGCGGCGACCCTGATCGGCGCGGCGCCGGGCGCGCCGGCCGCCACGCCGCGCCAATACCCGCTGAAGGACTTTTTCCGCAATCCCGAGCGCGGTTTCTTCCGTCTTTCGGATGATGGCAACATGATCGCCTTCATGCGGCCCGTCAGCGTGGACGGCCAGCCGCCCCGCATGAATATCTATGTGCAGTCGCTGCAGGGCGCCACGCCGGTGGGCGAGCCGCGCAAGATCACCAATGAAAGCGCCCGGGATATCAGCAGCTATGTCTGGAAGGGCTCGGACACGATCCTGTACGCCAAGGATTTCGGCGGCGACGAGAACTACCACGTGGTCGCCGTGAATGTGCATAGCGGCAAGGTGCTGGACCTGACGCCCTACGACCAGGTGCGCGCCGGCATCGAGGACGATCTGGAAGACGACCCCGACCACATCCTCGTGGGCCACAACCAGCGGGATCCGCAGGTGTTCGATGTGTACCGCGTCAACGTGCGCACCGGCGATTCGGTGCGGGTGGCGGAAAATCCGGGCAATGTGGTGGGCTGGCAGACGGACCATGCCGGCAAGGTGCGCGCGGCCATCACCAGCGACGGGCTGAATACGACGCTGCTGTACCGCGACGACGAAGAGCAGCCCTTCCGTCCGCTGATCACCACGGACTACCGGACGCACGTCAGTCCCATCCTGTTCACTTTCGACGATAAGCAGCTGTACGCGCTGAGCAACCGCGGTCGCGATACGCTGGCGCTGGTCCGCATCGATCCGTCGCAACCCGACGCCGAGGAAATGCTGTTCGACCCGCGCCGGGCCGATCTGGGCGGGGTGGGTTATTCGCGCCGCCGCAAGGTGCTGACGGTCGCCACCTACGAAACCGACAAGCCGCAGCGCAAGTTCTTCGATATGCAGATCGAGGGCATTTACCGCAAGCTTGCCGATCGCCTGCAGGGCTACGAGTTCGCGCTGCAGGGCCAGACGCGTGACGAGGACAAGTTCATCGTGGCGGCGTACAACGATCGCACGCCGGGGTCGCGCTATTTGTACGACGTCAAGAGCGATACGCTGGTGAAGCTGGCGGATATCAATCCGGCGCTGCCGGAACAGGATATGGCGCCGGTGCAAGCGATCTCTTTCCAGAGCCGCGACGGGTTGACGCTGCATGGGTATCTGACGCTGCCGCTGGGGCGGGAGCCGCGCAATCTGCCGATTATCGTGAACCCGCATGGCGGGCCGTGGGCGCGCGATAGCTGGGGCTATAACGCGGAAGCGCAATTCCTGGCGAATCGTGGCTTCGGGGTGCTGCAGATCAATTTCCGCGGGTCGACGGGGTATGGGCGCAAGTTCTGGGAGGCCAGTTTCGGCCAATGGGGCCTGGCCATGCAGGACGACATCACGGACGGCGTGCAGTGGCTGATCGCGCAGGGGATCGCGGATCCGAAGCGGATCGGGATTTACGGCGGAAGCTACGGTGGGTATGCGACGCTCGCGGGGATTACGTTTACGCCGGATCTTTATGCGGCGGCGGTGGATTATGTGGGGGTGTCCAATCTGTTCACCTTCATGAATACGATTCCGCCTTATTGGAAGCCGCTGCTGGAGAAGATGTACGACATGGTGGGACATCCGGAGAAGGACAAGGAACGGCTGGCGGCGACGTCGCCGGCCTTGCACGTGGACCGGATCAAGACGCCGCTATTGATCGCGCAGGGGGCGAAGGATCCGCGGGTGAACAAGGCGGAAAGCGACCAGGTGGTGGAGGCCTTGCGGGCGCGCGGGGTAGAGGTCGAGTACATGGTCAAGGACAACGAGGGCCACGGGTTTCATAACGACGAGAACAAGTTCGAGTTTTATGAGGCGATGGAGAGGTTTTTCTCCGAGCATCTCAAGCCTTGA
- the fabG gene encoding 3-oxoacyl-ACP reductase FabG, which translates to MTEPVHTEATRAGPDAGTPLPVLVTGSSRGIGRAIVLALARAGYAPVIHCRARREEADAVADAVRELGAPARVLQFDVRDRAAAAQVLNADMDAHGAYYGVVLNAGLTRDGAFPALGGSDWDDVLRTNLDGFYNVLHPVVMPMIRRRAPGRIVCLTSVSGIVGNRGQVNYSASKAGLIGASKALAVELAKRRITVNCVAPGLIDTDMIGDNVPVEEILKAVPAARMGTPDEVAAAVAFLLSPAAAYITRQVLGVNGGLC; encoded by the coding sequence ATGACCGAACCCGTCCATACAGAAGCCACCCGCGCGGGACCCGACGCCGGGACCCCTCTTCCGGTCCTCGTCACCGGGTCCAGCCGCGGCATCGGCCGCGCCATCGTCCTGGCGCTGGCGCGCGCCGGCTATGCCCCCGTCATCCACTGCCGCGCCCGCCGCGAGGAAGCCGACGCCGTCGCCGACGCCGTGCGGGAACTGGGCGCGCCCGCGCGCGTCCTGCAGTTCGACGTGCGCGACCGCGCCGCGGCCGCTCAAGTCCTGAACGCCGACATGGACGCGCACGGCGCCTATTACGGCGTGGTCCTGAATGCCGGCCTGACCCGCGATGGCGCCTTTCCGGCCTTGGGCGGCAGCGATTGGGACGACGTGCTGCGCACCAACCTGGACGGCTTCTACAACGTCCTGCATCCCGTGGTCATGCCCATGATCCGCCGCCGCGCGCCCGGCCGCATCGTCTGCCTGACCTCCGTGTCGGGCATCGTCGGCAACCGTGGCCAAGTCAACTACAGCGCCTCCAAGGCGGGCCTGATCGGCGCCTCCAAGGCGCTGGCGGTGGAACTGGCCAAGCGGCGCATTACCGTCAACTGCGTGGCGCCGGGCCTGATCGACACCGACATGATCGGCGACAACGTGCCCGTGGAGGAAATCCTCAAGGCCGTGCCAGCCGCCCGCATGGGCACGCCCGACGAGGTCGCCGCCGCGGTGGCGTTCCTGCTGTCGCCGGCGGCCGCGTACATCACCCGCCAGGTGCTGGGCGTGAATGGGGGGCTGTGCTGA
- a CDS encoding hotdog family protein: MKPCPWPVAQLLPHSGDAILIDGVDGWDAETLTATATVRPGGLYSSPDGSLPPWMGLEIMAQAVGAWAGCQAKDQGREVGLGFLLGTRRYECHVERFAPGTRLSVRAAQSLQDAAGMGVFECELRSGDALLALARLNVYRPADASTFTREPEPDDAGAAPLSEPPSSVP, translated from the coding sequence ATGAAGCCCTGCCCCTGGCCCGTGGCGCAGCTGCTGCCCCACTCCGGCGACGCCATCCTGATCGATGGGGTGGACGGCTGGGACGCCGAAACCCTCACGGCCACGGCAACGGTCCGGCCGGGCGGCCTGTACAGCAGCCCGGATGGCAGCCTGCCGCCCTGGATGGGCCTGGAAATCATGGCCCAGGCGGTGGGCGCGTGGGCCGGCTGCCAGGCAAAAGACCAGGGCCGCGAGGTCGGCCTGGGTTTCCTCCTGGGCACACGCCGCTACGAATGCCACGTCGAGCGCTTCGCGCCCGGCACGCGGCTGTCCGTGCGCGCCGCGCAATCGCTGCAGGATGCCGCCGGCATGGGCGTCTTCGAATGCGAACTGCGGTCCGGCGACGCGCTGCTCGCCCTGGCGCGGCTGAACGTCTACCGCCCCGCCGACGCCAGTACGTTCACGCGCGAACCCGAGCCGGACGATGCCGGCGCCGCACCCTTATCCGAACCGCCTTCTTCCGTCCCATGA
- the dinB gene encoding DNA polymerase IV — protein sequence MRKIVHIDMDAFYASVEQRDDPSLRGLPVVVAWKGPRSVVCAASYEARRYGVHSAMSVARALRLCPDAIYVAPDFTRYREVSRQVRQIFVRHTDIVEPLSLDEAYLDVTANKMALPSATQVAQTIREQIREETGLTASAGVAPNKFLAKIASDWNKPDGMFVVRPRDVMAFLRPLPVRKVPGVGKVTQARLEELGILTVGDLELRPVEELERHFGRYGRRLHELAHGIDDRAVEADQVAQQVSAETTFETDLRLDELGEAIGRLAERVWEQATRKRGIGRTITLKLKTDRFRLLTRSHTLVAAPASAQALAEMARQLRTRVDLPSTTRYRLVGVGMSNFPDGEDIARQVELFGADVPY from the coding sequence ATGCGCAAAATCGTACACATCGACATGGACGCCTTTTACGCGTCCGTCGAGCAGCGCGACGATCCCAGCCTGCGTGGCCTGCCCGTGGTGGTGGCCTGGAAGGGACCGCGCTCCGTCGTGTGCGCGGCATCGTACGAGGCGCGCCGCTACGGGGTGCATTCGGCGATGTCGGTGGCGCGGGCCTTGCGGCTGTGCCCCGACGCGATCTACGTGGCGCCGGATTTTACGCGTTATCGGGAAGTATCCCGGCAGGTGCGGCAGATCTTTGTCCGCCACACGGACATCGTCGAGCCCCTGTCGCTGGACGAAGCCTACCTGGACGTCACCGCCAACAAAATGGCGCTGCCCTCGGCCACCCAGGTGGCGCAGACCATACGCGAGCAAATCCGCGAGGAAACCGGGCTGACGGCCTCGGCCGGCGTGGCCCCCAATAAATTCCTGGCCAAGATCGCCTCGGACTGGAACAAGCCCGACGGCATGTTCGTGGTGCGGCCGCGCGACGTCATGGCTTTCCTGCGCCCGCTGCCGGTGCGCAAGGTGCCGGGCGTGGGCAAGGTGACGCAGGCGCGCCTGGAAGAACTGGGCATCCTGACGGTGGGCGACCTGGAACTGCGGCCGGTGGAGGAACTGGAGCGGCACTTCGGCCGCTACGGACGCCGCCTGCATGAACTGGCGCACGGCATCGACGACCGCGCCGTGGAGGCCGACCAGGTGGCGCAGCAGGTCAGTGCCGAAACAACGTTCGAAACCGACTTGCGGCTGGACGAGCTGGGCGAGGCCATCGGCCGCCTGGCCGAACGGGTCTGGGAGCAGGCTACCCGCAAGCGCGGCATCGGCCGCACGATCACCCTGAAGCTGAAGACGGACCGCTTCCGCCTGTTGACCCGTAGCCATACTCTGGTGGCCGCGCCGGCGTCGGCGCAAGCCCTGGCCGAGATGGCGCGCCAGCTCCGCACCCGCGTCGACCTGCCATCGACGACCCGTTATCGGCTGGTGGGGGTGGGGATGAGCAACTTCCCGGACGGCGAGGACATCGCGCGCCAGGTGGAGCTGTTCGGCGCCGACGTACCGTACTGA
- a CDS encoding excinuclease yields MSRSLKSLAFLVLAAACAPAAHAADRTVMQSFQEAVKNATDAGKLDGSVKFYLAGTGPSGKVLEANVVTNRKTNAFGKSDEKACDWAAQSALISLQEAAKKAGANAVINIVSYYKKNETRDPAKYECHAGAVIAGVALKGDLATVK; encoded by the coding sequence ATGTCCCGCAGCCTGAAATCCCTGGCCTTCCTGGTCCTGGCGGCCGCCTGCGCCCCCGCCGCGCACGCCGCCGACCGCACCGTTATGCAATCCTTCCAGGAAGCCGTCAAGAACGCCACCGACGCAGGCAAACTGGATGGCAGCGTGAAGTTCTACCTGGCCGGCACCGGTCCCTCCGGCAAGGTGCTGGAGGCCAATGTCGTCACCAACCGCAAGACCAACGCCTTCGGCAAGAGCGACGAAAAGGCCTGCGACTGGGCCGCGCAATCCGCGCTGATTTCGCTGCAGGAAGCCGCCAAGAAGGCCGGCGCCAACGCGGTGATCAACATCGTCAGCTACTACAAGAAGAACGAAACCCGCGATCCCGCCAAGTATGAGTGCCATGCCGGCGCCGTCATCGCCGGCGTGGCGCTGAAGGGCGACCTTGCCACGGTGAAGTAA
- a CDS encoding beta-ketoacyl-ACP synthase has protein sequence MKRVVVTGMAGICALGQDWATVRAAFEAGRNAIQYMPEWERYAEMGTRLAGPVHDFAPPQHWTRKQLRSMGRVSQLSVRSAEMALEDAGLLGDPAIADGRMGVACGSSTGSTAEIKAFGNMLLNGVTDDLSANSYVRMMPHTTAANIGIFFGLKGRIIPTSSACTSGSQGIGYAYEAIRYGRQTLMLAGGAEELCPSEALVFDALYATSQQNHAPERSPRPYDSARDGLVVGEGAGMLVLEDLDHALARGARIHAEVVGFGCNSDGTHITRPEAATMQVAMEMALRDAGLPASAIGYVNGHGTATEQGDIAETRATEAVFGQDMAISSQKSYLGHTLGACGALESWFSIEMLNSDWYAPTLNLQDVDPRCGQLDYLRDEGRTLVNEYVMNNNFAFGGINTSLIFRRWR, from the coding sequence ATGAAACGGGTCGTCGTCACCGGCATGGCCGGCATCTGCGCGCTGGGCCAGGACTGGGCCACCGTGCGCGCCGCCTTCGAGGCCGGACGCAATGCCATCCAGTACATGCCCGAATGGGAACGCTACGCCGAAATGGGCACGCGCCTGGCCGGGCCCGTGCACGATTTCGCGCCGCCCCAGCACTGGACGCGCAAGCAGTTGCGCAGCATGGGCCGGGTATCGCAATTGTCCGTGCGCAGCGCCGAAATGGCGCTGGAAGATGCCGGCCTGCTGGGCGATCCCGCCATCGCCGACGGCCGCATGGGCGTGGCCTGCGGCTCGTCCACCGGCAGCACGGCGGAAATCAAGGCATTCGGCAATATGCTGCTGAACGGGGTCACCGACGATCTCAGCGCGAATTCCTACGTGCGCATGATGCCGCATACCACGGCGGCGAATATCGGTATCTTCTTCGGCCTGAAGGGCCGCATCATCCCGACCTCCAGCGCGTGCACGTCCGGCAGCCAGGGCATCGGCTATGCCTACGAGGCCATCCGCTACGGCCGCCAGACGCTCATGCTGGCGGGCGGCGCCGAGGAACTCTGCCCCAGCGAAGCGCTGGTCTTCGACGCCCTGTACGCCACCAGCCAGCAGAACCACGCGCCGGAGCGCTCGCCCCGTCCCTACGACAGCGCGCGCGACGGACTGGTGGTGGGCGAAGGAGCCGGCATGCTGGTGCTGGAAGACCTGGATCACGCCCTGGCGCGCGGCGCCCGCATCCACGCGGAGGTGGTCGGTTTCGGCTGCAATTCCGACGGCACCCATATCACGCGCCCGGAGGCCGCCACCATGCAGGTCGCCATGGAGATGGCCCTGCGCGACGCCGGCCTGCCGGCGTCGGCGATCGGCTACGTCAACGGGCATGGCACGGCCACGGAACAAGGCGATATTGCCGAGACCCGGGCCACCGAAGCGGTTTTCGGCCAGGACATGGCCATCAGCTCGCAAAAGAGCTATCTGGGACACACGCTGGGCGCCTGCGGCGCGCTGGAATCCTGGTTCAGCATCGAAATGCTGAACAGCGACTGGTACGCCCCCACGCTCAACCTGCAAGACGTCGACCCGCGTTGCGGCCAGCTGGACTACCTGCGCGACGAAGGGCGGACTTTGGTCAACGAATACGTCATGAATAACAATTTCGCCTTCGGCGGCATCAATACCTCATTGATCTTCCGCCGCTGGCGCTGA
- a CDS encoding PaaI family thioesterase, with protein sequence MHHDTPALTTDYFGAHIPLMEYLGLVPDHIEPGLARTRLPWRVQLTNSRGDVHGGTLMSVLDFTLSASARADLDPGISMATIDMTTSFFSPANGDLVIEARCLKRGRSIAFCEGEIRNADGEVVCKASGTFRIVRPKPAAGAAQ encoded by the coding sequence ATGCACCACGATACCCCGGCACTCACGACGGATTACTTCGGCGCCCACATCCCCCTGATGGAATACCTGGGCCTGGTCCCGGACCATATCGAACCCGGCTTGGCGCGCACGCGCCTGCCCTGGCGCGTGCAGCTTACCAATAGCCGGGGCGACGTGCATGGCGGGACGCTGATGAGCGTGCTGGACTTCACGCTGAGCGCCTCCGCCCGCGCGGACCTGGACCCCGGCATCAGCATGGCCACCATAGATATGACGACCAGTTTCTTTTCCCCCGCCAACGGCGACCTGGTCATCGAGGCCCGCTGCCTGAAACGCGGCCGCTCCATCGCGTTCTGCGAGGGCGAAATCCGCAACGCCGACGGCGAGGTGGTGTGCAAGGCATCCGGCACTTTCCGCATCGTCCGGCCCAAGCCCGCCGCCGGCGCCGCGCAATAG
- a CDS encoding NAD(P)/FAD-dependent oxidoreductase, producing the protein MKTLESREVVIIGAGPAGAVAAGLLHRRGHEVLILERQRFPRFSIGESLLAHCIEFIDEAGMLPAVRAAGFQEKNGAAFAWGDRYTAFDFRDKFSPGPGTTFQVLRSRFDQILADEAARQGAEVRYEQEVVAADFSSDRPVLAVRAAGMPDAPVQKIAARFVLDASGYGRVLARLLDLERPSGLPPRKALFTHIEDRIQDASFDRGKILISVHPEQPSVWFWTIPFSGGRCSLGVVGGEDLIGAAADPMARLRELVDGTPNLKRLLANAVWDTPANTIGGYSASVTSLHGPGYALLGNAAEFLDPVFSSGVTIALHSSKLAADALHRQLDGQAVDWQREFADPLMVGVETFRTYVEGWYTGAFRDVVFYERAQPEIRRMISSILAGYAWDTKNPFVAEHARRLRMLAEICAMPVPAATA; encoded by the coding sequence ATGAAGACCTTGGAAAGCCGCGAAGTCGTCATCATCGGCGCCGGACCCGCCGGCGCGGTGGCCGCGGGCCTGCTGCACCGCCGGGGCCACGAAGTCCTGATACTGGAACGGCAGCGTTTCCCGCGCTTTTCCATCGGCGAAAGCCTGCTGGCGCATTGCATCGAGTTCATCGACGAAGCCGGCATGCTGCCCGCGGTGCGGGCGGCCGGGTTCCAAGAGAAGAACGGCGCGGCCTTCGCGTGGGGCGACCGCTACACGGCCTTCGATTTCCGCGACAAGTTCTCGCCCGGACCGGGCACGACCTTCCAGGTGCTGCGCTCGCGTTTCGACCAGATCCTGGCCGACGAAGCCGCGCGCCAGGGCGCGGAGGTCCGCTACGAACAGGAAGTCGTGGCGGCGGATTTCTCCAGCGACCGGCCGGTGCTGGCGGTACGCGCCGCCGGAATGCCGGACGCCCCCGTACAAAAGATCGCCGCGCGTTTCGTCCTGGACGCCAGCGGCTACGGCAGGGTACTGGCGCGGCTGCTGGACCTGGAGCGCCCCAGCGGCCTGCCGCCCCGCAAGGCCTTGTTCACGCACATCGAGGACCGCATCCAGGACGCCTCTTTCGACCGCGGCAAGATCCTGATCAGCGTGCACCCGGAACAACCCAGCGTGTGGTTCTGGACCATTCCCTTCTCCGGCGGCCGCTGCTCGCTGGGCGTGGTGGGCGGCGAGGACCTGATCGGCGCCGCCGCCGACCCCATGGCGCGCCTGCGCGAACTGGTGGACGGCACGCCCAACCTGAAGCGCCTGCTGGCCAATGCGGTGTGGGACACGCCCGCCAACACCATAGGCGGCTATTCCGCCAGCGTGACCTCGCTGCACGGGCCCGGCTACGCCTTGCTGGGCAACGCGGCGGAATTCCTGGACCCGGTGTTTTCCTCCGGCGTCACCATCGCCCTGCATTCCTCCAAGCTTGCCGCCGACGCGCTGCACCGCCAGTTGGACGGACAGGCCGTGGACTGGCAACGCGAGTTCGCCGATCCGCTGATGGTGGGCGTCGAGACCTTCCGCACCTATGTGGAAGGCTGGTACACCGGCGCTTTCCGCGATGTCGTGTTCTATGAACGCGCGCAACCGGAGATCCGCCGCATGATCTCGTCCATCCTGGCGGGCTATGCCTGGGATACGAAGAATCCCTTCGTCGCCGAGCATGCCCGCCGCCTGCGCATGCTGGCCGAGATCTGCGCCATGCCCGTGCCGGCGGCCACCGCCTGA
- a CDS encoding GatB/YqeY domain-containing protein translates to MSNPSLKDTLAAAVKDAMRAKAMARLTTLRFLSAAVKQKEVDERRELSDAEITAIIEKQVKQRRESIAAFEQAGRTETAEQEKAELAVLQEFLPQAASPAEIDAAIAAAIEEVNKQGVTGPAAMGKIMAILKPALAGKADMSAVSQQVKSRLQ, encoded by the coding sequence ATGAGCAATCCCTCGCTCAAAGACACCCTGGCGGCGGCCGTCAAGGACGCCATGCGCGCCAAGGCCATGGCGCGCCTGACCACGCTGCGCTTCCTGTCGGCGGCGGTCAAGCAGAAAGAAGTGGACGAGCGCCGCGAACTCAGCGACGCCGAAATCACCGCCATTATCGAGAAGCAGGTCAAGCAGCGGCGCGAGTCCATCGCCGCCTTCGAACAGGCCGGCCGCACCGAAACCGCCGAACAGGAAAAGGCGGAACTCGCGGTGCTGCAGGAATTCCTGCCGCAGGCCGCCTCGCCGGCGGAAATCGATGCCGCCATCGCCGCCGCCATCGAGGAAGTGAACAAGCAGGGCGTGACCGGCCCGGCCGCCATGGGCAAGATCATGGCCATCCTGAAACCCGCCCTGGCCGGCAAGGCCGACATGTCGGCGGTCTCGCAGCAGGTCAAAAGCCGGCTGCAATAG
- a CDS encoding BPTD_2524 family lipoprotein: MYRIFAAAAALAFGLAGCTFGIAPGRDSPSGDYKIAVNYQSAYNVARAQAEQCLTGKSAYRVVGNLDAASRTGQVKVLAPFTDNNIALVDLKAIDDGNTDVHIEMWGEGIWNADAVIAMRDAIQFQIPACVSYMPTDSSVKTKRSR; this comes from the coding sequence ATGTACAGGATATTCGCCGCGGCCGCCGCGCTGGCTTTCGGCCTGGCAGGCTGCACGTTCGGTATCGCGCCGGGCCGCGACTCGCCGTCCGGCGACTACAAAATCGCGGTCAACTACCAGTCGGCCTACAACGTGGCCCGGGCGCAGGCCGAGCAATGCCTGACCGGCAAGTCGGCCTACCGCGTCGTGGGCAACCTGGATGCGGCCAGCCGCACGGGACAGGTGAAGGTGCTGGCGCCCTTCACGGACAACAATATCGCGCTGGTCGATCTCAAGGCCATCGACGACGGCAATACCGATGTGCACATCGAAATGTGGGGCGAAGGCATCTGGAACGCCGACGCCGTCATCGCCATGCGCGACGCCATCCAGTTCCAGATTCCGGCCTGCGTGTCGTACATGCCCACGGATTCCAGCGTGAAGACCAAGCGGTCGCGCTAG
- a CDS encoding beta-ketoacyl-ACP synthase: protein MTAWLGTPGIVCALGRGIGAVAGAALRADTGGMQARDGWIKDRSIVLGVAPDDVPPMPPGLPSHYDSRNNRLLRDAAAQIETALREAIARYGKLRVGIVLGTSTSGVNENAQAYRVLDRQGAWPPEYDYRRQALASPAAFLADWLGVAGPAYTLSTACTSGARALMTARRLLARGACDAVICGGVDTLCPLTINGFAALEALSGGLCNPFSARRDGINIGEGAALFLMQRERPEGPAVALLGAGASTDAWHMSAPDPTGAGAAQAMRAALADAGLSAADIGWLNLHGTATHHNDAMESHAVHAVFPAGVPCASTKPLTGHTLAAAGAIEAALCWAVIDDACLAGRLPPHRWDGAADPALPGLDLNGPGRSLPAGARRVVMSNSFAFGGSNASLILGERP, encoded by the coding sequence ATGACGGCCTGGCTCGGCACGCCGGGCATCGTCTGCGCCCTGGGCCGCGGGATCGGCGCCGTGGCCGGCGCGGCGCTGCGCGCCGATACCGGCGGCATGCAGGCGCGCGACGGCTGGATCAAGGACCGCAGCATCGTACTGGGGGTCGCCCCGGACGACGTGCCGCCCATGCCGCCCGGCCTGCCTTCCCACTACGACAGCCGCAACAACCGCCTGCTGCGCGATGCCGCGGCGCAGATCGAAACCGCGCTGCGCGAGGCCATAGCCCGCTACGGCAAGCTGCGCGTCGGCATCGTCCTGGGCACCAGTACCTCCGGCGTGAACGAAAACGCCCAGGCCTATCGCGTCCTGGACCGGCAGGGCGCCTGGCCGCCTGAATACGACTATCGCCGCCAGGCCCTGGCCTCGCCGGCGGCCTTCCTGGCCGACTGGCTGGGCGTGGCGGGGCCGGCCTATACCTTGTCCACCGCGTGCACGTCGGGCGCCCGCGCCCTGATGACCGCCAGGCGCCTGCTCGCCCGCGGCGCCTGCGATGCCGTCATCTGCGGCGGCGTCGATACGCTATGCCCCTTGACGATCAACGGCTTCGCCGCGCTGGAAGCCTTGTCCGGCGGACTGTGCAATCCCTTTTCCGCGCGGCGCGACGGCATCAACATCGGCGAAGGCGCGGCCCTGTTCCTGATGCAGCGCGAACGTCCCGAAGGCCCCGCGGTGGCCCTGCTCGGCGCCGGGGCCAGCACCGACGCCTGGCATATGTCGGCCCCCGACCCCACCGGCGCCGGCGCGGCGCAGGCCATGCGCGCCGCCCTGGCCGATGCCGGCCTGTCCGCCGCGGACATCGGCTGGCTGAACCTGCACGGCACCGCCACGCACCACAACGACGCGATGGAAAGCCACGCCGTGCATGCCGTCTTTCCGGCCGGCGTGCCCTGCGCCTCCACCAAGCCCCTGACCGGCCACACGCTGGCCGCGGCCGGGGCCATCGAGGCCGCGCTGTGCTGGGCGGTGATCGACGATGCCTGCCTGGCCGGGCGGCTGCCGCCGCATCGCTGGGACGGCGCGGCCGACCCCGCCCTGCCCGGCCTGGACCTGAACGGGCCCGGCCGAAGCCTGCCCGCCGGCGCGCGGCGCGTGGTCATGAGCAACTCCTTTGCGTTCGGCGGCAGCAATGCCAGCCTGATCCTGGGAGAGCGGCCATGA